A segment of the Mercurialis annua linkage group LG4, ddMerAnnu1.2, whole genome shotgun sequence genome:
ACATCTGGAAATTGAAATTCTCATAAGTTAAGCAAATGGGTACTAATGAATATACATTAAATTTAGATTCGAAACAATTGAAAGACTGACCTGTTTAGTGTTCTAGATTTGTGGGTTTATGTCGAAATATAAGACAGCGAGGTTTTGGAGGTTATAGAGATTTAAAGACGTGTTCTTTAGATGCCACAGATTGTTTATCTATGGAAATGGAAGCCagccaaaaatatataattatttttatagtatattttttgtttttaaattcgGGTTCTCTACTCATCTGCAGAAACGCTTATGCAACTACAACAACAAGGTCTGCTGCAATTTTACtattgcatttttttatatgaCCATCAGATGTACACTTTGTAAACCGCCGCATATATGAGTATGATTCGGACCAATCGTCGGTCTCACTTAAATCAGAAAAATTCCTTACCAACTGAATCGCGCCTTAgggttttgtattttttttagttttgtatttctttttaTGTCAGCATTTAGTAGttaaattttcatatttgaaattGGCTTTAAACCGTCTTAGCGAGAATCGAAACCGAAATCTCCGGAATACATTTAAGAGACTTGCTAATATGTTTTAATATCTCGTATGTTTCGGGTTTATTTTGAATGTTAAttgtaaaaaatcataaatgttAAAGTCTTTTGCGATTGTAATAACTTTAATTGACAAAATCacttatcaatttttatttttaataaatcgtGAAGCATTTCGGTGAAAAATATTGACATGAATCGATGAATTGTTGAAAAATTGTATATTATGATGTTTATATCAGTGTCTTTTCAACAAAATatatgttaatatttttataacgtttcgTAATTAattttgtgatgttttaatactccattaatattttttgcaaacgcaataaaatatataatttagtttaattgttttaaaaataatatggttatttttgaaactattGTCACATATAccgttttttttgtcaaagaaaaTTCTTCATTGATGTGTACAAATAggtttggtaaatattttaaaattatagatttattgtttctttttatatcAACATAATTCTTTTAAATACATAATAAAACATATTATGAGATTCCATAATTTCTCCTCACTgtttctaattattttattttattataatctcTACTAATAAGTTATTAATATATCAAGaagtttttataataattttcacCGGATGATATAACAAAATAGaggaaaatattaaataataatatttttaatataatgttttgaaattttagcacttctaataaaaataatcttaaaaatcaaaataataattttcaacaaaccattattaaaaaaaaaccattttAGCACTTTTGatcattattattttcaacaaCTATTATTCAAAAAAACAAACCATTTTTAAGACGAAATAGTATTCCAttatttaattcatatttattaaaacattgCTTAGCCTATTTATTTGTTACAAAAGATTGTGAATTGAAATCAAGtagcaattttaattttaaaggaAAAATGACTACTTGCCAAATAATCCTAATTATGGAATATAAAAGGGAAtacataataacaataaattgAATTGTATATTCGGTTTCTAATTTTGATTCTGTATTCTCCTTGTAGGTTGTGACTTGATGCCCATCCATTAAATCCATTAGTTGTCTCATATACTTTTTCTTAGTGCAAAAGCAACATATTTTGAAGaagcaaaataaaagaaaattcagcgactaagatatattttattttttgagctTGACTTTGAAAATCCAATTGAGGAAATTATGTGGTGTACGCtatatattgaaaattttacaaaattgccTATCCAACTATTTCGTTTTTCAAACAtgtttgatttttcaattttaaaaaaaattacgcaTTTTTATTACACCGCTATTTCTATCATCTTCttcctgaattttttttatataaactcagtccatcacgtcatccgtgaattAAATCTACCACATTAttacacatcattaaaataatggcaaatTTATAGATTcgtttgttatttattttacacattttaatagtaatattacaagattatcatcattttaatgacatgttagAATATGATAGGATTAGTACACAGATAGCGTAATGTACTGAGTATACATATTCAATGGCTAAGAATAAGGAAAAAATGCCCTttcaaaaaaaaggaaaaaaaatgctaaaacgTCTTTAATGGGGACAATATTGCTGTGAATAAAAGCTTCACCTCAAGAGTATAAAAAATATCGATATTTAGTTGGTCAATTCAATTAACCAGGTTTTTGAGTTTCTATTTTGAAactttaaatatgtttataatgCGCTcatggccttaactggccggatCGTGCCTCCAGcactgttactttgaagaaattaaagTGCTCAAAGCAAACATatgctctgtatacattagcatgtgATAGTATTATAGGAtctcggtcctattctgttggccttcggaaTTGGAGtaaatgattaacagggacagtcggggatATTCACATTTTTATTACCTTTTCTTTTATGTCTATTGTATGATTCCTGAACTAACAATCAATTTAATCATTTGAGTTGTGAACTCATATTTTAATTCTGTCTTCTATGAAGATATTGTGGACAATCGTTGGTATGGTTAtatattttagattttgaaaaatataatgttGATATCAAATGAGTATATTCAAACTTGAGTTTTATATTataagcaaaataaaaaaaaattatgagtcATGCACATAAGATGTTTGAGAAATTCCTCAACCATATATAATGTACTAATGAATGTGTTTATTGATTCCAATTTGAAAAGTGCAGCTTTATGTAGTATGATAGAAGTGGATGGTGTGATGGATGAGTTTGTATCTAAAGCTGTAGCTCATAAAGATATAGTTCAAACTCATCTACTACtagaattattatttgttaGACTTGATTGTATTAGTATATCAATAGTATTATATTTAATCTTACTGTAAAGGAAGTACCACCTTAATAAAAGTAGAAATGAACATAAGAATTGCGGAAGTacgataaaaaatattttcatagcTATGCCTGAAAGGGCATTTTGCTGCAATAAAATTTCACAATTACAAAATTTGACCATATGccattttttagaaaaaaaatttataaacttacttcgattttatataattaatatttcaaatttttaatttggttgaattttagatataaaaattTCAGAATAATTGAACCAACGTGTTCATTTCAGTTTGAAAATTTGTACTTCGAAATCTTATTTCCCTTCGATTTGGTTCGAACAGAATGCACACACTTAGTCATGTTATTGCTTAGCATGTAGAAGTTATGTTAGCTATCCATACCATATTTACAGAATTCTTATTTACAAGaaagaaaagatattgaaggaATGCAGGTATATATAACTTCTCATTTTTACTATACATGTCGGCCCTGGCGGTGCTGCAAGCCTAGATGTGAAGCGGAAGTTGAACACACCGCCTTTCAGGTACTATACTTAGACGTGTGCATTTAgtttaaaccgaaccgaaccaaaattacaaagatttaaatatttcaaaccaAACTGATCCATTAGGTTCAGTTCAGTTTGTATCAAAAGCTTACATTTTTTCACTTCCAAATCCGAACCGAATcagaaaacaaatttttttaacaatatcAAACCAATCTGAATTTGTCAGTTGAGATCGGttattcggtttggtttagactttgcacacccctaaatatattttataacttaatataataacttaCACTGCAGGGTATCAAAGCTTTCAAGAGGAATGACAACTAATGATCATTTACCAGTCCCAGCCCATTAATTGTTTCCAAACTCCTTCCTCAATTTTGCTTCTCGGGACGGACAAACCTTCCCCATCATCGATTAAGATTCTGTAAACTTCATATTCCCGATCGCCAATCATACGCCTTCTAATCTCAGCCTATAAATCAAAAGATTATACATTATGATTGCTGCAGAAAATAAGCATTTTCATTGTTATATTCCAAAAGGCATTGTCAATTTCATAATTGCCACAGTATGGTCTGTTCATAGTAACCCCAAGTTTATTAATAGGAAGGCAAAAAACATAAAGCATGATAGAATCTATAAGAGTATTTCAAAAAGTACATAAGTCAATACCAAGAAAATGCCGGTGTTAAGCATCTTGAGAGCAAGTGTGATGTCAAAAAATACTAGTGGTCTTCCCTTGCCAGATAACTCGACAGGATTTGCCACTAGTAGCTCCGTGTCAGGACCACGACTGGCTACAGCTACTCTAAGAGGACGCAGTAGTTCCATCTCCAAACGAGAGCACAATGCTCTCTGCTTGCTAGGGTCGACTACTTTCTTCCCATCAGCTTGAACGATAAACAAGTCAATTTCGCAATTTCTTCTTTGTTTGCTAGAGAAGCGGCCATAAGATATCTGGTTCAACATGGCCGCCATaagtttgtttcaaaatgttgtTCAACAgttcaaatacaaacattacataaaaaATGTCACTCTATTAAACTAGTTACCTTTATATTGTAATCCTTCAGAGTTCTCATTATGTCGTAAAGGAGGCCCTTATGATCTTGGCACACGATTTGAACAAGTGTGTGAGCAGGACTCAATGAGTTGTCCATCGTGACAGAAACACTACCAGAAGCAAGTGAGCCAGGTGGTTCCTCAGGATTGGCCAAGTAAAGCATGTCTTCTGTGATTGTAGTCGGAAGAAATGAAGATTCTTGTGAGCATATAGTAATTTCAGGGCCAACCATTTCTATGTCACAACTTATCATGCCATCTCCCATAACAGCTTTTAAGTGATCAAATGTATCTTCCTTTCTCTTATTTGTATGTAGAAGCTCCCTGAATATGGAACAATATCTTTTACAAGAATAGTTTATAAAGATAAAGTTTTGAAGTTCCATAAGCATTTTCGGAAACAAAAGCGAAACCGAAACTGAAGACAAGAAAAGTTCCCGTGTAGcataaattttgttaaaatgcaAGAAATTGCTTTTCTTTTTTAGACTAAGGATCACCTAGGgaagtttcattttataatCACAAACTCAATTTCTCAAAAAGCAAAAAGGTTTAAAGAAATTTCATCGGCGTTAAATAGATAGTAATGCGAGTTATATAAGAGCAATAGTTATGCAAACCTAACCTGGTGTCTGTAACGAAGAAAAGGTCCATCACTGTCCCGTCTGGCGTTGTGGATACCTTAACTTTTTTAATAGTGAGTTCAAGCTCACACAGCACCTCAGTCACATCTGTCAAAAGAAACCCTCCAAAACTCAATAATAATCAAACAATTATTGATCCTAAAAACACCATTTCCaatcaaaaatccaaaaaaaaagggGTAAACAAAAGAATCAATCAAATTTCTTCCCTTTACTTCATTCACGCCCCCAATGATTGCTAAATAGAAACAAACTGAAGAGAACTAGGAACAACATAAAAGCTTATTATGGTTTAAAATGGTGACATTTCACAACAAATTCACCGCTTCTCCTTACACGATTAATCAAACGAAAACGAAATATCAAATTGGGAACAACAGAACAATATTCGTTACAGAAATAGATTTTTTACATAAAGTTTTGGACTTTCAGAATCGTTTCCAAAAACAGAAACTAAGCCACAAATGCAAGACTCGACAAGCTTACGGGCAGAATAGTAATCAACAGTGATGGAGAGCAGAATGAAATATAGAAGGTAGATTAGTCTATCAATGCTTATAACACATGCCTATGAGTAAACTTAACAAGAAAAAACGTGAAAAAACATAACCCACAAACAATTCAGACCCAACACACAATTCAAAGATTAAAGAAAAATTACTGTGTAAGAGGCCTCTCCTGTCCTGACAGCATAATTTGAGGAGAAAGACATCCGGAGGCCTTGGAGATTGAGGACGGTAATAAGAAATCCCAGAAGCTGAAGAACAAGAAGGACACACTCCTAATAGTCTCTTCTTCAAAAGACCCCATCTTGTTGATGAATTTCCCGACACCCAAAACACTACGTAGCACCACTTCCCGTCCGTAGATAAATCTTCATAACAcacacaaaaattcaaaaccacttcaatataataagattaatacaAGAAAACAGCAAAATCAGAAATAAAAGCTGACCTCCTCTAACAATGTTGAGGCCAAAGAAGAGTAAGATGCGGCATAAATCACAGCCCAGGCCAGTTTTATCAGGACAGTTGATTGTGATGACACTAAGGTCGGATTCTTTCTCTGACTGTCTGATGATGACCACATCATCGTACAAAATACCCATGTTTCTTTAACGAAGAAATGAGATTGTGTTGTGTTAATATTTGTTCTGCTTGCTTCTGATGTACTAACTGAGGAGTGTTTGTTTCTTTGCTTATGCTTCACTTGTGGCTGCTGCTCTTTCTTTGTCTACTTCTATTCTCTTTTTAGGTAATTAACCACTAcacaaattgaaacatttacTTCTTTTTTTGGATTCTAAttcaatattttcttttcttttattttgagaaagtttttgttttactttctttttttattataattaattttttcttatcTTAATTGAGAAGGAAAAGCTTGTGGGAAATATTGAATTCACCACATGGTAATTTAAAGTCCAACGCTTATACCTTTGAATTATAGCTCATTGTTTGATAGCATTAGTAGGACTGTTTTATTTTACAAATCTTTTTtagaagtttggatttcttttgtatccgttcttgaattttcttgaataaattgcataaatcttttttattttacaaatctttaaaaatcaaattaatttataattaaaaatcatcACATTTAGTAGGACTGTTTTATTTTACAAATCTTTTTTAGCAATAGTTTAgttgaataaatttaattataatagacgactatttatatttatcacataaataaaagtataactaaaataaatttctaagtATGATTATAATTCgtaattcatataattttaataggcaatattctaaaattttatctcattccatctttttattcatttttttttaatttaaatttgttatatgaataaacaattttttttatagctgGAAAAGGGGATGCGTTTGTGAGAATAATTGAACCCATTAATTTGACAGTTTGCTGCCCAACACTTACTATTTGATCTACAGCTCgttgatataaattttaaattgaactttttttcttttttccaaTAAAAATCTAATCTTTATCAAATTGCATAAAATCATGTAAATTCAGCAAATAAATGAGCTGCAAAGATTacaaatgataaataaaaatttatataatataacagTGATGTCGTATTATTCATGCCGTAAAACAATAAATCATTAactatatcaaaataatttttttatcaaagatagAATTACACTAAGTTAAGGGTTAGGTGTTagtatttttagaaattcattTTCAGCCCACTGGCTGACAGAGGGGTGGGTCGAACCCACGCCCTTCTGAAGATGCAAAGTGCAGTATTGCCATCCGAGCCAACACTCATTTAcctatatcaaaatatttaatagtaataatgAATTAAATAATGATTAAAGATTTTTATCATAATTGGTCATTGATTTGTCGTAAGCAACATAAACACAACCGTTATATGAGAAAACATTCAAGAATAAATACGTTAAGTATAagtaattgtaattaaaatgccaaaaatgatttaaataatAGTAAGATTAtcgtatataaaaaaaaatgaaaagattatCATAAATTTGCCACCTTATCCAAAATGCAAAGGAAAACATGAACACTATGACGTGGCACTTACTTGGTCCAACATTAGcggactaaataaataaaagatgtCGGTCTATATTCATCAAATTCCACCACATGTGCACTCATTTACGGAGAAGTTGGACTTCAAATCCACGAAATATTGACGAGATGCTGATAGCCGCCATCACGTGTTTTATTTTGTGGACCAATAGGAATGGCCCCTCTCACGTGCTTATCTTAACGGAGGTCTCATCACTTTCAAACTGCGTACTATAATGTTTTTGATTAGTTACATGTTATTGTCacatttttctaattaattttttaatgctTAGTGttgaatatttatttaatttttggccAATTAATCACtatctttttgtattttatgaattttcttgAATCTAAAATGCCATATAGTGCTTATTGTGCTGCCCATTTATCTATTTTTCCTATTAAAGTATAACATGTTGTGCTACAAACTGACTTCCTCGTGCTTTGGTCGCGAAATTTATCCTACATTAAGGTAGCACTCAATTATTGGTATAAAATGATCTTCatctcagcgaattacaccaataaaCCCGTGACATGTCGGTaccatgtatgaatttgaaaaaaatggtaattcgtgcatgaaaatgaaaaaatttaaaatacgtgattaaaataaaataaaaacgtataaaatgggtgaatttttatgacattaacccttatatATAAGTAGGTAcatgatataattaaaataaaacaactaTCAACCACAcattatgaattttaattatgattatttttccttaattaatcaaaacaaGGAAAAAAAGCAAGTTgagattaattattaaaaaaattcagtgtCTAAATCattgtaaatatattataattaactattttatatcAACTGACTACTAAtaacactaaaaataaatttcaaattattaatataacttATTATATTGATTcacataaataaatatatcattttcatatactattattattttacttgcTACTATGATAATACaatcttaataaatataatatttattttatatttttagtatatcaatggattaaaattaattagtttgttatctgtgatatattttaaaaatttgaaatattattatCAACGAATTATAGTTCGGATAGTATAAGCGTTGGACAGCAAACTGTCGAAGTTATGGGTTCGATTTCttccaaattattaaaaatttaaaatattacttcaaaataaaatattaaaattataacttgAAAAAAATAGGACACCAATAATTATTTGAGAAAATTACGCATTAATTAAGAATGCGgtaaaaaataaccaaaatgCCCACACATTATAAACTTTTCAGCTCTGACAATTGATGTTTACATTAATTAGCTTAGGTGTCCAATTTATTTCTTATTCTACCAACTCATCCCCTGGCTGCCACGTGTATACACACCTAAAAGAAAATTGCATGTGACTAACGGTTATTTTCTTATTTCCTCTCTctgattttctttcttttaaaattctTCTTGCTTTCTTTTCTCACACGATCTTCTGTTTGTTTTCCATCTCCCCACTACTCCATTACTGCCGGTTAGTTTAAGCAGTTGATTCTCAGTCGTTTGTCTATAAATACCGATAATGGTTGCTACTAGATCTTCTCCGAAACCCATTTCAAAAGTTCCTGAAATTCTCACAAAAATGAAGCGGAAGTTGGTGAAAAAAGGAGAATTAGTTGCTGATGGTGGTGATTCTGGTTTACTACAGACTGAGGCTGTTGGTAATGTGAAAAAAAAGGGTAAAATAGGTGAAAAGGAAACTGGCAAGAAAAGGCGTTTGAATGTCGATGTTGGTGCTGCAGATATGAAGAATAAAAAAGGAACAATAACTATTGAGGAACCTTCTCGTTTAGTTCAGGTAATTTTGTGTGGTAttttggattttaattttttgtatctGTTTATTGTTGATGTTTTAGGTTgttaggttttttttattattacttttgAGTCTATTATGTATAGTTAAGGTATCTGCAATCCAATCTATATGTTTTCAAAATagattttgtttaaatattagtCTTCATTATGTATTAGAAatgtgtttattttgtattcGTTTGCGCAATTGTAATTTAGTGTTATGTGTTATGGTTTTTTGAATTCTGATCTGTTGTTTTTgtgatgttatatgttttatgtttttaattgtgtttagGTATCTGCAATGTgtttattatgtattttttaggTATTTTCTTGTGTTCATAATGTATTATTATGTATTTGTTTGCAGAACTGGGATTTTGTGTTAGCTGTTGAGGACCGTTATAGTTGTAGAGTTGCTATTCCTTTTAGATACAAAATTATCGAAGATATTAAGAAAACTTTGTCTCCTCGTCAGTTAGAATTGTTTTCTGAGACATTTCTTGGTAATTTTCTCAAATTGGAGCCTTTTGTTATTCAGCCTCAGTTGTTTCATTCACTTTTTATGCGTGAAGTTAAGCATCCAAATAACAGCGAAATATGGTTCAAGGTTTCTGGATATAAGCTTCGATTTAGTATAGAGGAGTTTGCTCTCATAACCGGTTTGAATTGTTCAGGTGATTGCAATACGCTTTATTCTGTTTCAAGCAATAAGTTAGTTGCAACTTACTTTCCTAATAGCTCTATTACTCGAGAGGGTTTAGGTGTTGTGTTTTTGAACACTTGTTTTAAGAGTGATGAAGATGCTGTTAAGCTAGCAATTATCTATTTGTTTGAGTGTTTTCTATGTTCTAGCGAAATAAATTCTCAGTTAGTTAGTAGGTTTCTCTTGGATATGGTTGATAGTGGGGATTTCAATTCTTTTCCTTGGGGTATTTTGGTCTATCGAAACACTGTTGTTGACATGAAGAATAGGCTTGTTAGTAAGCAGCCTATGATGTACTATAGGCTCAATGGTTTTCCATTAGCACTACAGATGTGGTTTTATGAAGTGTGTCCTGTTGCTGCTAACAAGATTTGTCTACTCAATGATAAGGAGCCATGTATTCCTAGAATGCTGAAGTGGCATATTCCTTCTAAAGTCACTGTGACTATTAAGATGTTAGAAGAAACGTTCTATCATATGTCGCGTGAACAGGTCTGTATGTTTattaaatagattttttatgattttttattattatttcagatatgtatctgatatgtatctgatatgtattgACTTATTTAACTATTTGTTTCAGTTGAAATTGAAAAACCTTGTTCCTACTGTTGATGAAAAAGCCATTCTGAATATTGTTGGGTTTTTTCAAACTGGAAAGACAAAAATTGTTGAAGATGTCAAAGATTCAAGTGATGATGAGATCCTTGgtgattttttgaaatttaagaaagaaagaaagatatTTTCTGAATTGAAGAAGTCTGTAGATACTCTTGTGCTAAGTGAATCTGATACCAAAAAGCAGTTGAAGTCTATATTCCATGCTTTATATGTGATTGGAAAGCATTTAGGCGTTGAGAAgcagtttgattttgttcctaATGCAAATGAGGATGTCATTAATGAGGGAAAAAAGCTTGACGATGCAAATCAGGATGGCATTACTGAGGAAAAGAAGGTTAATGATGCAAATGAGGATGGCATTACTGAGGAAAAGGAGCTTGATGATGTAGATGAGGATAATGAGATATAATTAATGTATCTGCTATGTATCTGATGTCTTTTTTAAGTTTCTAatgtatttttgtatatttaatgATTCTGCTATGTATCTGATGTCTTTTTTACATATTAGGGTAGTGAGGCTAATGAGGATTTGCAAAATGTTGGTGATCCTGTCACAGATTTGAAAAATGTAATGCAATTTTcagtttttcagt
Coding sequences within it:
- the LOC126679146 gene encoding ACT domain-containing protein ACR10, with protein sequence MGILYDDVVIIRQSEKESDLSVITINCPDKTGLGCDLCRILLFFGLNIVRGDLSTDGKWCYVVFWVSGNSSTRWGLLKKRLLGVCPSCSSASGISYYRPQSPRPPDVFLLKLCCQDRRGLLHNVTEVLCELELTIKKVKVSTTPDGTVMDLFFVTDTRELLHTNKRKEDTFDHLKAVMGDGMISCDIEMVGPEITICSQESSFLPTTITEDMLYLANPEEPPGSLASGSVSVTMDNSLSPAHTLVQIVCQDHKGLLYDIMRTLKDYNIKISYGRFSSKQRRNCEIDLFIVQADGKKVVDPSKQRALCSRLEMELLRPLRVAVASRGPDTELLVANPVELSGKGRPLVFFDITLALKMLNTGIFLAEIRRRMIGDREYEVYRILIDDGEGLSVPRSKIEEGVWKQLMGWDW
- the LOC126677936 gene encoding uncharacterized protein LOC126677936, translated to MVATRSSPKPISKVPEILTKMKRKLVKKGELVADGGDSGLLQTEAVGNVKKKGKIGEKETGKKRRLNVDVGAADMKNKKGTITIEEPSRLVQNWDFVLAVEDRYSCRVAIPFRYKIIEDIKKTLSPRQLELFSETFLGNFLKLEPFVIQPQLFHSLFMREVKHPNNSEIWFKVSGYKLRFSIEEFALITGLNCSGDCNTLYSVSSNKLVATYFPNSSITREGLGVVFLNTCFKSDEDAVKLAIIYLFECFLCSSEINSQLVSRFLLDMVDSGDFNSFPWGILVYRNTVVDMKNRLVSKQPMMYYRLNGFPLALQMWFYEVCPVAANKICLLNDKEPCIPRMLKWHIPSKVTVTIKMLEETFYHMSREQLKLKNLVPTVDEKAILNIVGFFQTGKTKIVEDVKDSSDDEILGDFLKFKKERKIFSELKKSVDTLVLSESDTKKQLKSIFHALYVIGKHLGVEKQFDFVPNANEDVINEGKKLDDANQDGITEEKKVNDANEDGITEEKELDDVDEDNEI